In one window of Echeneis naucrates chromosome 17, fEcheNa1.1, whole genome shotgun sequence DNA:
- the LOC115057236 gene encoding zinc finger protein 569-like, which translates to MSFSPSFGSQVAAIMDVLAKAAVAEITKLMADESLVLKLEMCRRDTEIQDLKRSLDLMEVQLCKAQQAATTRITAGWQETGSGSQTSSEDRKEDQQTCAAYLEPKAADSCDVEEKSGDMRPVVKHEPEDKPAAEESIATAANNVCFEGAEHDAPIWPPVACGLFEESSVSGQQIIQVFPSHAEQFPAHRNTEASYGSSSAAVEQKAEDCLNVPVKVEVENPHMCVESVASESVHIEPFRQDLCREFSQGRSSPALQKSAEDSHVLVRNNLRAKRSVNPWRVNQRVFTCCVCSKAFPRMSQLEEHNSMHQPFKPFRCLECGKSFTQKTRLKTHQSVHTGERPFSCKICGKMFSRQDNCMRHERFHSGSKPYSCGQCGKSFTVLANLKIHKEIHLQEK; encoded by the exons ATGTCCTTCTCCCCGTCTTTCGGCTCGCAGGTCGCCGCCATCATGGACGTTTTGGCGAAGGCCGCGGTGGCGGAAATAACCAAGCTGATGGCGGATGAGAGTCTGGTCCTGAAGCTGGAGATGTGCCGGAGGGACACCGAGATCCAGGACCTGAAGAGAAGTCTGGACCTGATGGAGGTTCAGCTCTGCAAAGCTCAGCAAGCTGCCACCACCCGGATAACAGCAGGCTGGCAGGAGACCGGGTCCGGGAGTCAGACCTCCTCAGAAG atAGAAAAGAAGATCAGCAAACATGTGCCGCGTATCTGGAGCCAAAAGCTGCTGATTCCTGTGATGTGGAGGAAAAGAGCGGTGACATGAGGCCAGTGGTGAAACACGAGCCAGAAGATAAACCTGCGGCCGAAGAAAGCATCGCAACAGCAGCCAATAATGTTTGCTTTGAGGGGGCAGAGCACGATGCACCGATATGGCCTCCAGTAGCTTGTGGTTTGTTTGAGGAGAGCTCAGTTTCAGGGCAGCAGATCATACAGGTCTTCCCCTCTCATGCTGAGCAATTCCCtgctcacagaaacacagaagctTCCTAcggctcctcctcagctgcagtGGAGCAAAAAGCAGAGGATTGTTTAAACGTGCCGGTAAAGGTAGAGGTGGAGAATCCACACATGTGCGTAGAAAGTGTCGCTTCAGAGTCTGTTCACATTGAGCCCTTTAGACAAGATCTGTGCCGTGAATTCAGTCAGGGCCGCTCCTCGCCAGCTCTGCAGAAGTCGGCAGAAGACAGTCACGTCCTCGTCAGAAACAACCTGCGAGCGAAAAGGTCGGTGAATCCGTGGAGGGTAAATCAGAGAGTcttcacctgctgtgtgtgcagcaaAGCTTTCCCTCGCATGTCTCAGCTGGAGGAGCACAATTCCATGCACCAACCCTTCAAACCTTTCAGGTGCCTCGAATGTGGAAAATCTTTCACCCAGAAGACCCGGCTGAAGACGCACCAAAGCGTGCACACGGGGGAGAGGCCGTTCAGTTGTAAAATCTGTGGCAAGATGTTTTCGAGGCAGGACAACTGCATGAGACACGAGCGGTTCCACAGCGGCTCGAAGCCGTACAGCTGTGGGCAGTGTGGTAAAAGCTTCACGGTG